One genomic region from Bacteroidota bacterium encodes:
- a CDS encoding DUF2442 domain-containing protein has product MTGHELHYITEAIVIGEHTLQVVFEDGFSREINLSPVLAGRLLGPLNDPAFFKRVRLNTKYGSLEWPNGADFDPELLYHWDRYFPALKEAADQWNHRERNGG; this is encoded by the coding sequence ATGACAGGGCATGAGCTACACTATATTACCGAGGCCATAGTAATCGGCGAGCACACTCTGCAGGTCGTATTTGAAGATGGCTTCTCACGGGAAATCAATCTCAGCCCGGTACTTGCCGGCAGGCTCCTTGGCCCATTAAACGACCCGGCGTTTTTCAAACGCGTAAGGCTCAACACGAAATATGGCAGCCTGGAGTGGCCGAATGGCGCGGACTTCGATCCCGAACTATTGTATCATTGGGATCGCTACTTCCCCGCGCTGAAAGAAGCCGCCGATCAATGGAACCATCGCGAACGAAATGGAGGATAG
- a CDS encoding heavy metal translocating P-type ATPase produces MAENLSRRAGTSSPLTITVPVTGMSCASCAISVEKTLHALPGVEDANVNFANQSALIRYQPRLLSLVEVQRSVRNAGYDLLLEAEPDNTSLAELQEASYRKLKTNTIFAFLFSIPVVFLAMFAPGWWLAKWIELALAAPVVFWFGRRYFVNAINQARHFHANMDTLVALSTGIAFTFSMVNTIVPTLFSDGMSSMGPPIYFESAAVVIAFISLGSLLEHRAKDRTSDALKKLIGLQPATVRIIRNGIETDVHVAAVQMHDTVVIRPGERVPVDGIVTSGSSYVDESMLTGEPVAVAKQPGSKVFAGTLNQRGSLTLDAQAVGSTTMLAQIIRRVEQAQGSKAPVEKLVDTIAGIFVPVVIGISFVTFAAWMLLSGTSFIPQALLASVTVLIIACPCALGLATPTALIVSMGKAADNGILIRDAQSLEITHKIDTVVLDKTGTITEGKPTVTSLIWAEEITEIEKYAAILYALERASEHPLAEAVARHFTKEGQSAPLVLTEFEALAGRGVQGRMDNELFYVGSARLLESLGMHIPMAMQSRMRAEEEAGDTIIYFFTKHQVLATISIGDPIKVGSREAIQSLRDLGIVTVMLTGDSKRSGKIVAKTTGVDQFEAELLPNEKGDYVRTLQKKGHIVAVIGDGINDSEALAQADVGIAMGAGTDIAMEVAHMTIISSDLRQVPKAMKLSRATVRTVKQNLFWAFIYNVIGIPIAAGVLYPFTGYILSPMIAGAAMALSSVSVVSNSLRLKRLSL; encoded by the coding sequence GTGGCTGAGAATCTGTCGCGTCGAGCGGGTACGAGTTCTCCGCTTACCATCACAGTCCCCGTAACTGGAATGTCCTGTGCATCGTGTGCCATCAGTGTCGAGAAGACACTACATGCCCTGCCCGGAGTGGAGGATGCCAATGTAAATTTCGCGAATCAATCGGCCCTGATCCGGTATCAACCGCGTTTGTTGAGTCTGGTTGAAGTGCAACGCAGTGTCAGGAACGCCGGCTATGATTTATTGCTCGAGGCCGAGCCCGATAATACGAGTCTCGCTGAGTTGCAGGAAGCGTCCTATCGGAAGCTCAAGACCAATACCATTTTTGCCTTTCTGTTCTCAATACCGGTTGTCTTCCTGGCGATGTTCGCGCCGGGTTGGTGGCTTGCGAAATGGATTGAACTTGCTCTTGCCGCTCCGGTCGTATTCTGGTTTGGTCGGCGGTACTTTGTCAACGCAATAAACCAAGCTCGGCATTTCCATGCTAATATGGATACGCTCGTCGCGCTGAGTACGGGGATCGCGTTTACATTTAGTATGGTCAATACCATCGTGCCGACGCTATTCTCTGACGGCATGTCGTCGATGGGGCCGCCGATTTACTTCGAGTCTGCCGCTGTGGTTATTGCGTTCATTTCACTCGGCTCATTGCTGGAGCACCGAGCGAAGGATCGGACCTCCGATGCATTAAAAAAGTTGATCGGACTTCAGCCCGCCACCGTACGCATCATACGAAATGGGATAGAGACGGACGTGCATGTCGCAGCAGTGCAGATGCACGACACCGTGGTGATCAGGCCTGGGGAGAGGGTACCCGTTGATGGTATCGTCACCAGCGGCTCGTCTTATGTTGACGAATCGATGCTTACCGGAGAGCCCGTTGCCGTTGCGAAGCAGCCTGGAAGCAAAGTATTCGCTGGCACACTGAATCAGCGGGGGAGTCTCACGCTCGATGCCCAGGCCGTCGGTAGTACAACGATGCTCGCTCAGATCATCCGACGAGTTGAGCAAGCGCAAGGCAGTAAAGCGCCCGTCGAAAAACTCGTCGATACGATTGCGGGCATTTTCGTCCCCGTCGTCATTGGGATTTCATTTGTGACTTTCGCTGCATGGATGCTATTGAGCGGGACTTCATTTATACCACAGGCGCTGCTGGCATCCGTAACGGTCTTAATTATCGCCTGTCCTTGTGCGCTCGGACTTGCGACTCCGACTGCGTTGATTGTCAGCATGGGTAAGGCGGCTGACAATGGGATTCTGATACGCGATGCGCAGAGCTTGGAAATCACCCACAAGATTGATACGGTCGTGCTGGATAAGACCGGAACAATCACCGAAGGAAAGCCTACCGTTACGAGCTTAATTTGGGCCGAAGAGATCACAGAGATTGAAAAATATGCGGCGATCCTTTATGCACTCGAACGCGCCTCGGAACATCCATTGGCAGAAGCGGTCGCCCGGCACTTTACTAAGGAAGGCCAATCAGCGCCACTCGTTCTGACCGAGTTCGAAGCGCTGGCGGGCAGAGGAGTGCAGGGACGAATGGATAATGAGTTGTTTTACGTTGGAAGCGCTCGTCTGCTGGAATCGCTCGGAATGCACATCCCGATGGCGATGCAGTCAAGAATGCGTGCCGAAGAAGAGGCTGGAGACACTATCATCTACTTCTTCACAAAGCATCAGGTGCTCGCGACAATCAGCATTGGAGATCCGATTAAGGTCGGCTCGCGGGAGGCGATTCAGAGTCTGCGCGACCTCGGTATTGTGACCGTTATGTTGACCGGAGACTCCAAACGAAGCGGGAAGATTGTTGCCAAGACGACTGGTGTGGACCAGTTCGAAGCAGAACTCCTGCCCAACGAAAAAGGAGATTATGTTCGGACGCTTCAGAAGAAAGGCCACATCGTGGCTGTGATCGGTGATGGGATCAACGATTCCGAAGCGCTAGCGCAAGCGGATGTCGGGATTGCCATGGGCGCAGGTACAGACATCGCGATGGAAGTTGCCCACATGACGATCATCTCGTCCGATCTGCGACAAGTACCAAAGGCAATGAAGCTTTCACGTGCAACGGTGCGCACCGTCAAACAAAATCTTTTCTGGGCCTTCATTTATAATGTGATTGGCATTCCAATCGCGGCGGGAGTTCTGTATCCCTTTACAGGATACATTCTGAGCCCGATGATCGCCGGGGCCGCAATGGCGCTCAGTTCTGTTTCGGTGGTCAGCAACAGCTTGCGTTTGAAACGTTTATCACTCTAA
- a CDS encoding heavy-metal-associated domain-containing protein has protein sequence METLQFKTSINCAGCIASVTPHLNSVPSVKEWKVDTSTPARLLTVTGEQLSAAEIVKAVTEAGFEIQPVAA, from the coding sequence ATGGAAACACTTCAATTCAAGACATCAATCAATTGTGCTGGATGCATTGCCAGTGTGACGCCGCACCTTAACTCAGTACCAAGTGTCAAGGAGTGGAAGGTCGATACTTCGACGCCAGCGAGATTGCTGACCGTCACCGGAGAACAGCTTTCTGCCGCGGAGATTGTGAAAGCGGTGACAGAAGCTGGATTTGAAATTCAGCCAGTTGCGGCGTGA
- a CDS encoding FAD-dependent oxidoreductase has protein sequence MADKRLKILGSDLIANGTRAFHLDRPNGFEYEAGQTIDLTLIEPKDMDAEGPVRTFSLVSAPHEPELEFATRMRDTAFKRTIGSAPAGTELSWDGPYGSFTLHKNASKPAVFLAGGIGITPFMSIVKDALHKRLQHQLFLFHSNNTPEDAPFLDTLMALDHSDPNFHYVPTMTAMEKSEQKWHGDHGFITKDMIERHVIDLATPIFYLAGPPGFVSAMRKMLAEAGADEDNVRFEEFPGY, from the coding sequence ATGGCAGACAAACGACTAAAGATTCTAGGCAGCGACCTAATAGCGAATGGCACACGGGCGTTTCATCTCGATCGGCCCAATGGATTTGAATATGAAGCTGGTCAGACGATCGATCTCACCTTGATCGAGCCAAAAGACATGGATGCAGAAGGGCCGGTTCGGACCTTTTCCCTCGTCAGCGCTCCGCACGAGCCGGAGCTCGAATTCGCCACGCGGATGCGTGATACTGCTTTCAAGCGGACCATTGGAAGCGCACCTGCAGGCACAGAACTATCGTGGGACGGACCATATGGGTCATTTACTCTGCATAAGAACGCTTCTAAGCCGGCGGTATTCTTGGCCGGAGGCATTGGTATTACTCCATTTATGAGTATTGTCAAGGATGCCTTGCACAAGCGGTTGCAGCACCAGCTCTTTCTATTTCACTCCAATAATACTCCAGAAGATGCTCCCTTTCTTGACACGCTGATGGCGCTCGATCATTCCGATCCGAATTTCCACTACGTTCCAACGATGACAGCGATGGAGAAATCGGAGCAGAAGTGGCATGGAGATCATGGTTTCATAACCAAAGACATGATCGAGCGGCATGTGATTGATCTTGCGACACCGATATTTTATCTTGCTGGCCCTCCGGGATTCGTTTCGGCGATGCGCAAGATGCTGGCCGAAGCTGGTGCCGACGAGGACAATGTTCGCTTCGAGGAGTTTCCGGGTTATTGA